One Denticeps clupeoides chromosome 10, fDenClu1.1, whole genome shotgun sequence genomic window carries:
- the rps21 gene encoding small ribosomal subunit protein eS21 isoform X1 gives MQNDAGEFVDLYVPRKCSASNRIIGAKDHASIQINIAEVDKVTGRFNGQFKTYAICGAIRRMGEADDSILRLAKSDTIVAKNI, from the exons ATGCAGAACGACGCTGGTGAATTTGTGGACTTGTACGTCCCCCGTAAATG ctctgcGAGCAACAGAATCATTGGTGCCAAGGACCATGCCTCCATCCAGATCAACATTGCTGAGGTTGACAAGGTGACTGGCAGGTTCAATGGCCAGTTCAAGACCTATGCCATCTGCGGCGCAATTCGTAGAATG GGTGAAGCAGATGATTCAATCCTCAGGCTGGCAAAGAGTGACACCATTGTGGCAAA GAACATCTAA
- the rps21 gene encoding small ribosomal subunit protein eS21 isoform X2: MQNDAGEFVDLYVPRKCSASNRIIGAKDHASIQINIAEVDKVTGRFNGQFKTYAICGAIRRMGEADDSILRLAKSDTIVAK; encoded by the exons ATGCAGAACGACGCTGGTGAATTTGTGGACTTGTACGTCCCCCGTAAATG ctctgcGAGCAACAGAATCATTGGTGCCAAGGACCATGCCTCCATCCAGATCAACATTGCTGAGGTTGACAAGGTGACTGGCAGGTTCAATGGCCAGTTCAAGACCTATGCCATCTGCGGCGCAATTCGTAGAATG GGTGAAGCAGATGATTCAATCCTCAGGCTGGCAAAGAGTGACACCATTGTGGCAAAGTAA